AAACCCAATGATAAATAGCTTGGTAGAGTGGTTTTCTGAGGAATATTCGCAGTGCTTCGGTGGTATTCACTGTACGGAGATCATTGGTGATAATCCGGCAAATCAATTTTCCAGATGTCCCAAAATTGTTTCCGGAACTTACGACAAGGTAAAATCGCTTCTGCTTGAAAACGGTTTTGATCTTTCCGGGAAAAGATGATGTGTTCTCAGGCCGAGATCAAATTGTCTGAAACGGGGAGTGTTTGCCCGGAATGTCTTGCGAGAATTCCAGCTTCAAGGGTCGCTGTCGGGCGGGACGTGTACATGACAAAATCCTGTCCCGAACATGGTCCGTTCAGCGCTATACTCTGGAGAGGAGACCCGTCCTATATATCTTGGACTCGCCCCAAGATCCCCTGTTCTCCATCCAACCCAAACGCTGAAACAAATCTGGGCTGTCCATTTGATTGCGGCCTTTGCCCGGAGCATCGACAACAAACGTGCGTCGCCTTGCTCGAGGTGACTCAAAGGTGCAACTTGAGCTGCTACTATTGTTTTGCTGATTCTCAGTGTCAAAACAAGCCTGATCCCGACCTCAGTGTCGTTAGAAGCTGGTACGAAACTTTGCTTGCCACAGGGCATCCATGCAATGTTCAGCTTTCGGGTGGTGAACCGACACTTCGTGATGACCTGCCTGCCATTATTGCCCTCGGCAGGGAACTTGGAGTTGAGTTCATTCAATTGAACACAAATGGATTACGCCTGGCGCAAGACCCCTCTTTCGCCAAATCTCTCAAAGATGCTGGGTTATCATCGGTGTTCTTGCAGTTTGATGGGATAAGCGATGATGTATACAGAAACCTGAGGGGAAAATCGCTTCTACAAATTAAGTTGGAAGCTATTCGGATCTGCGACGTTCTCGAGTTGGGAGTCATTCTTGTTCCTACGCTGGTCCCAGGAGTAAATGTGGGCCAGATCGGTAGTATAATTCGATTTGCTATTGAGAATATCAAAGTGATTCGCGGTGTCCATTTTCAGCCTGTCAGTCATTTTGGAAGGTATCCCAATACTCCTACGGACAAGGATCGACTGACATTGCCGGAAGTTATCAAAAACATCGAAATCCAAACTGATGGTCTCATCAAGTCGGAGAGTTTCCGCCCTCCGGGATGCGAGAACGCCCTATGCTCTTTTCATGGAAACTTTGTTGTATTGCCTGAAGGTAGAGTGAAGGCGTTAACAAGGTACAAAGTTACGAATTCTTGTTGCGAATTCGAAAGAGCTGAGGAAGGAGCGACAAAAGCCAGAGATTTTGTCGCTGGGCGATGGCGTTATCCTATTCAGGATGATTTCAGCGAACAACAAAATTCTTTTTCGTTTGGCGAGTGGGATATTTTACTTGAACGCACTCGGACGCACAGCCTCTGTATCTCCGGCATGGCATTTCAGGACGCATGGAATCTGGATCTCGAAAGACTTAAAGATTGTTGCATTCACGTGGTAACCTCCGATGGTAAAATGGTTCCGTTTTGCGCATACAACTTGACAGGATCTCGAGGCCATTCGATTTACAGATGAAGGTCATAACGATATATGGATAAAACACCACTCGAACAATGGATCGCCTCCAAAGTCTCGAGATGTTCGGACGCTCAAAACCTCTCTAGAAAAGATCTCGAACATTACCAGTTAAACAGACTGCGAAACATTATTCGGTATGTCCAGGACAGAAGCCCGTTTTATCGGAAACATCTAGCTCGATTTTCGCTGGCCCGGCTACAACATCTGGAATATTTCCAGACACTTCCATTTACAACAGTCGAAGATTTGCGCACAAAAGGGCCGGAATTCCTGTGTGTCTCCCAAAACGAAATCAAACGGGTTGTTACATTACCGGATTCAGATCCTATGGTTAAGCCGAGACGGGTATATTTTACCGCAGACGAAATCGACCTGACACTTGATTTCTTTTATCACGGCATGATGTCCATTGTGAGACCTGGACAGAAGGTTTTAGTTCTAATGCCGGGAGAGAGACCCGACACTGTGGGTGACCTTCTGGTCAGGGCATTGAGCAGGATAGATGTTCAGGGAACTGTTCATGGGCTGGTCCAGGACCCCGGTTTTACCATTCAGGAGATTCTGCGAATAAGACCCGACGCTCTGGTGGCTATCCCTGTCCAGGCGCTTTCCATTGTCCGTCACGAAGATTCGTCGTTGATACCCAAAGGTCTGATAAAGAATGTCTTGCTAAGTTCGGATTACGTTTCACCTGCCATTGTTGAGGAATTGGGTCGTGTATTGAAATGCGGGGTATTCAATCATTACGGGACGACTGAAATGGGATTTGGCGGAGGTGTAGAGTGTTCGGCTTTGCACGGGTATCATTTAAGAGAGGCTGATTTGTTCATTGAGATTGTCGATCCAGTTTCAGGTCTCCCTCAACCAGATGGCATATACGGTGAAGTTGTTTTTTCTACATTGACGCGACGGGGCATGCCGTTACTACGTTATCGCACGGGTGACATTTCCAGATTTTTGACCGATCCCTGTCCTTGCGGAACGGTTCTGCGCAGGCTGGACACTATCATGGGACGACTGACTGATTTTGTGCGTTTAGGACAATCTCACTGGTTGTGTATTTCAGATTTGGATGACATCCTTTTTTCAGTTCCGGGAGTATTGAACTTTAGCGCTGTCTTAACCAATGATCGTGAAAAGGACCTCCTGGAGATAAAGATCAAAGTGGGAAATACAGAAGGACGAAGTATACTTGAAACGGTTTTTTCTGTTTTGACCCATGCCCATGTAATCTCGGAAGCGATTACGGATGGGTCCCTTTCGCTTAAATCGGTGACCTTTGACAAAGAAAACCTGGTTAATCCCAGCGCAGTCAAAAGAGCCATTCAAGACAAGAGAAAGACTGCTCGACTTCGGTGATTTCTAAATTGAAACAAGAAAGATTCACGGCCTTAGTGCTTGCTGCAGGCTATTCATCACGTATGGTGGATTTCAAGCCTCTCTTGAAATTTGGAGCGGAAACTGTTCTCGAGCTGATAATTTCTCTTTTTTCGGGGACTGGGATTTCGGATATTCGCGTTGTCGTAGGGTATCGCGCTCATGATATTACGCCACTACTCGAACGGCGGAACATCAAGTGGATCACGAATGAAAAATACCAGGATGGTATGATGTCGTCCGTTAAAGCAGGTGTTGAGACTATTGACTCCTCCCGGGACGCATTTTTCGTCATACCTGTAGACATTCCTTTAATTAGAAGGCCCACCATTCTGGAGATGATTCGCGCTTTCCGGGAATCCGGAAAATTGATTTGCTATCCTAGTTTTCTCGGCAAGAGAGGTCACCCACCGCTGATCTCGGCCCGATATCGTGGGGAAATATTGCAATGGGAAGCCCCTGGTGGGCTCGGGAGTTTTCTCAAACAAAAGAACACCGACGCAATAGATGTTAATGTTACGGACGAGCGCATTCTCCTCGACATGGACACACCGGAGGATTATCGACATCTGCTCAAGAGATATGACGAACGTGACTTTCCTTCCCGCAAAGAATGCATGGCCATTCTAAACAGAAACTTATCCACAAAAGATGAAGGACTGGTGGCTCACTCGTGTATGGTGGCTGAAATAGCCCGATGCCTGGGACAGGCTCTAAACCAGATCGGGCATGAGTTGAACTTGGGTTTGATTTTAGCAGCGGCGCTTCTACACGATGTCGCTAGAGTCCACCCAAACCATGCGAAGGTCGCGGCCCAGATGCTTCGAGACCTGGATTACCCGGATGTTGCGGAAATCGTCGAAAATCACATGAACTGTTCTAATATGAATGGCTCTCACATTACTGAGAGAGATGTTGTTAGCCTGTCCGACAAACTGGTCTTGGGGAGTCGGCTGGTGTCATTGGAAACACGCTTCGAGAAACAATTAGAGTGTTCCCAGTTCAACCAGGTACTCCTTGAATTGGTTCAACAGAGGCTTTCCGACGCCAAGAAACTCAGGGATCGGTTAGAGCAGGAATTGGGTCAGCAGATCGCTATTTTGCTTCCAGAAATGATGAAGAAAAACCAGTATGAACAAATCTCAAATATACTTGCTCAGACATGGAGAAGTTGACCGACACTATGCAGGACGATATGTCGGCCAGGTCGATGCGCCACTAAATGACAAGGGCGTCGAGCAAGCCAGGTATTGGCGACATCAGTTAGATGTATCTTCTTTCAGCCTAATTTACAGCAGCGACCTGACAAGAAGCCGCAAGACAGCAGAGATAATTGCAGGAAACAGCCTCCAATCAGTTAAAATTATCCCGAGTTTGAGAGAAATAAGTTTGGGAGAGTGGGATGGGGTCCTGATAGATGAAATCAGAGCCAAGTTCCCAATTCAATGGCAAGAAAGAGGGAATAACATGGAAGGTTATCGCCCTCCCGGTGGCGAGAGTTTTGCTGATCTTGCAACCAGAGTAATCCCCACTTTTAGAACCATACTAGATCAGGTCGAACAAGGCCCGGCGCTAATTATTGGACATGCGGGAGTAAACAGGGTTATTCTTTGCCATGTCCTGGGAATGTCTCTGTCAAATATAACTCGAATTTCTCAGGATTATGGGAATTTGAACATAATTGAACTTGATCGTGGGTTCATGAAATTGAAACTCATGAACTTCGGGCCAATATAAGAAATGTTAGAGAGGAGGCTTATGAGAGTCACCGAATTTGCTACCCCAATCGATCAGCGTTATTTCGAAGATTATGCGCAGGGTTCTGTCCATGAATTCGGCTCCATCGCGGTTGAAGAAGCTGAAATGATTTCTTTTGCGAGCCGCTTCGATCCTCAACCGTTCCACACGGATCCTGAAGCGGGCAAACGGTCCATCTACGGGGGATTGATAGCGAGCGGATGGCATTCGGCCAGCCTAATGATGAGACTATTCGTTGATCACTATCTATCACATGTCGCAAGTCTAGGATCACCTGGCGTCGATGAACTGAAATGGCTGAAACCTGTCCGTCCGGGAGATACTTTAGCGCTGCGTA
This portion of the Desulfomonilaceae bacterium genome encodes:
- the trsS gene encoding radical SAM (seleno)protein TrsS, translating into MSETGSVCPECLARIPASRVAVGRDVYMTKSCPEHGPFSAILWRGDPSYISWTRPKIPCSPSNPNAETNLGCPFDCGLCPEHRQQTCVALLEVTQRCNLSCYYCFADSQCQNKPDPDLSVVRSWYETLLATGHPCNVQLSGGEPTLRDDLPAIIALGRELGVEFIQLNTNGLRLAQDPSFAKSLKDAGLSSVFLQFDGISDDVYRNLRGKSLLQIKLEAIRICDVLELGVILVPTLVPGVNVGQIGSIIRFAIENIKVIRGVHFQPVSHFGRYPNTPTDKDRLTLPEVIKNIEIQTDGLIKSESFRPPGCENALCSFHGNFVVLPEGRVKALTRYKVTNSCCEFERAEEGATKARDFVAGRWRYPIQDDFSEQQNSFSFGEWDILLERTRTHSLCISGMAFQDAWNLDLERLKDCCIHVVTSDGKMVPFCAYNLTGSRGHSIYR
- a CDS encoding DVU_1553 family AMP-dependent CoA ligase, with protein sequence MDKTPLEQWIASKVSRCSDAQNLSRKDLEHYQLNRLRNIIRYVQDRSPFYRKHLARFSLARLQHLEYFQTLPFTTVEDLRTKGPEFLCVSQNEIKRVVTLPDSDPMVKPRRVYFTADEIDLTLDFFYHGMMSIVRPGQKVLVLMPGERPDTVGDLLVRALSRIDVQGTVHGLVQDPGFTIQEILRIRPDALVAIPVQALSIVRHEDSSLIPKGLIKNVLLSSDYVSPAIVEELGRVLKCGVFNHYGTTEMGFGGGVECSALHGYHLREADLFIEIVDPVSGLPQPDGIYGEVVFSTLTRRGMPLLRYRTGDISRFLTDPCPCGTVLRRLDTIMGRLTDFVRLGQSHWLCISDLDDILFSVPGVLNFSAVLTNDREKDLLEIKIKVGNTEGRSILETVFSVLTHAHVISEAITDGSLSLKSVTFDKENLVNPSAVKRAIQDKRKTARLR
- a CDS encoding DVU_1551 family NTP transferase, which produces MKQERFTALVLAAGYSSRMVDFKPLLKFGAETVLELIISLFSGTGISDIRVVVGYRAHDITPLLERRNIKWITNEKYQDGMMSSVKAGVETIDSSRDAFFVIPVDIPLIRRPTILEMIRAFRESGKLICYPSFLGKRGHPPLISARYRGEILQWEAPGGLGSFLKQKNTDAIDVNVTDERILLDMDTPEDYRHLLKRYDERDFPSRKECMAILNRNLSTKDEGLVAHSCMVAEIARCLGQALNQIGHELNLGLILAAALLHDVARVHPNHAKVAAQMLRDLDYPDVAEIVENHMNCSNMNGSHITERDVVSLSDKLVLGSRLVSLETRFEKQLECSQFNQVLLELVQQRLSDAKKLRDRLEQELGQQIAILLPEMMKKNQYEQISNILAQTWRS
- the cobC gene encoding alpha-ribazole phosphatase, with translation MNKSQIYLLRHGEVDRHYAGRYVGQVDAPLNDKGVEQARYWRHQLDVSSFSLIYSSDLTRSRKTAEIIAGNSLQSVKIIPSLREISLGEWDGVLIDEIRAKFPIQWQERGNNMEGYRPPGGESFADLATRVIPTFRTILDQVEQGPALIIGHAGVNRVILCHVLGMSLSNITRISQDYGNLNIIELDRGFMKLKLMNFGPI
- a CDS encoding MaoC family dehydratase encodes the protein MRVTEFATPIDQRYFEDYAQGSVHEFGSIAVEEAEMISFASRFDPQPFHTDPEAGKRSIYGGLIASGWHSASLMMRLFVDHYLSHVASLGSPGVDELKWLKPVRPGDTLALRITVSETKRSRSKPDRGIVYSYVEALNQKEEIVMTMKALNFIACRDLS